A genomic stretch from Brassica oleracea var. oleracea cultivar TO1000 unplaced genomic scaffold, BOL UnpScaffold00578, whole genome shotgun sequence includes:
- the LOC106319707 gene encoding uncharacterized protein LOC106319707 produces the protein MSSATVLDESSLPSPRSTWRMDGQLRYDIAMNTIIVILITDAVLHMTLRAHKIPLDDNVVGLLCTLVVPYMIVITINCGYWLSETEDEGCLPAIYIMGRLGHTLGFCIFLCLLYSISHLAMYVALPCLLWLVPAMFAPCCPCLWRGESTWWNFVKQPQPTVDIVSLF, from the exons ATGTCAAGCGCTACAGTCCTCGATGAATCTAGCCTTCCTAGCCCTAGGAGTACATGGAG GATGGACGGGCAGTTACGATACGACATTGCGATGAACACCATCATTGTAATCCTCATCACTGATGCGGTCTTACATATGACTCTGAGAGCCCACAAGATTCCCCTTGATGATAACGTTGTGGGACTTTTATGTACGTTAGTAGTTCCGTACATGATTGTCATCACGATTAATTGCGGGTATTGGCTTTCAGAAACCGAGGATGAAGGGTGTTTACCTGCAATTTACATCATGGGACGCCTTGGTCACACGTTAGGCTTTTGTATTTTCCTCTGTCTCCTCTATTCTATTTCTCACTTGGCTATGTACGTTGCTCTACCTTGTTTACTATGGTTGGTGCCAGCCATGTTTGCACCGTGTTGTCCATGTCTGTGGAGAGGAGAGTCAACTTGGTGGAATTTTGTGAAGCAACCACAACCAACAGTAGATATTGTTTCACTTTTTTAA